AATCTCGAGCACCTGCACCCCGTCGGTGACCCGGACCCTCGCTCCCACGATGCCCCAGGCTACGGTTGCCGTCGCCCGGGCACTCTCCCGCCTGCAGTCGGCGACCGTCGAGACGGTCACCGGGACCAGGTACAGGGCAAGCAGAACGAGCAGAAGGATGACGGCGACGACGAGCAGGATGGAGAAGAGAAGTGTCGCGGCCATGGAATGGAGGGGAAGAGATCCTTATGCCTCTTCACCGCTCACCGGGATCTCCTTTCCCTCTTCCGATACCCGGGGCATCTTGCCCTTGCGCTGCTGCATCATCTCGGAGCCCTTTTCGAGCACCCTCTCGACGTGGGGGCCGACAGCCTCCCCGATCGTCGAGATCACCTCGGCGATCTCGCTCTTCTTCTTGAGCGATACCACCTGGATGCCCTCGGGGCCGGGGACACCCCTGGTGATGATGATCAGGGCGACGGCCGATATGCCGCCTCCGCCGCCGGTCCCGGCCCCGCCGTGATGGCTGCCTTCCCTGAACCCTCCCGTGCCTTCGCCACCGCCGAATCCGAGCCCGAACTCGGCGACCGGTATGATAACCCGCTCGCCGGCCTCGATCGGGGCACCGAGAACGGCGCTCGCGCAGAGTGTTCGTGCAAGTTGATCCACGGTTATCTGGAGCATCGATTCGCCAGTCATACCATTCACCACAGGTATTCCACTCTCCGGCCTCGTATATAATGGTTGGGGTTTTCCGGCGACCGCAGAATGCCTCTCCGGAGGCGGAGGCATACCTGCTGACGTCAGCGGGGTGGCCGATCGGTTGATGGAGGATGTTGCTACCCCGGACTGGAACGAGGTCTGGAGGGGAGAAGTTTGTCCTCGCCAGTCTCTTGACCTGCGCCGCGATCCGGTGGGAGATGCGGAGGCGACGACCTCACAGCAGAAGCCGTCCGCCGACGGCCAGCACGACGAGAATAACGAGGCCGAGGGCGGCAACGAGCGCCCTGCGGGCCGTGGGACTCACAACCCGGGCGAAGAGGGCCCCGAGTTCCCGCCGGTAGAGGTAGGCGAACAGGCCGGCGATCAGGAAGAGGAAGAGCCATTCGCTCGGCTGGGCGAGCTCCCGCAGGACCGAGTCCCAGAAGTAGTTTTCAGAGTAACCGTGCCGGGGGAGAGGACCGAGGAACGGCCAGAACCATTCGACAGGGTGCCGCCACATCCCGTCGAAGAACTGATGGCTCGCCATGCCGGCGGCGACCACGAAGAGGCCGATGCTCTCGCGGTGGTGGTAGAGGAGGAGACCGGCGATGAGGATCAGGGAGAGGACGGTGAGACCGTGAAAGTATATCCTGCCGTAGTCTACGGTCCCGGCGAGGATTACGTGTCCGACTGGCTTGTCGATCAGGTCGGGGAGCACGGCGCCCAGCGCGGCGAGCGCGATAACCCGTCGGTCGCCGGCGATCGCCGCGATCACGGCTCCTATGAGGACACCGACCATGGCATGGGCGAGGAGGTACATCGCTATCCTGTGGTAGGGCGACCATATACCAGTTTTCCCCGGAGACACATCCGGGTCCCTTCGGGCCCGAGAGTGGGCAACGGTCCCCCGATCCCCTTGTTCTAAGATGTGCCGTGTTGATCAATTCTGGTGCACAATGTATATCTGTGTGCAGGGTACACCATGGTGTATGCAGACGAAGATCCTCCTTGACGAGGAGGAGATGCCGAAACGGTGGTACAACATCCAGGCAGACCTCCCGACGCCCATGGATCCGCCCCTTCACCCGGGGACCGGGAAACCCGCGGTCCCCGACGACCTCCGCCACATATTCCCGATGGAACTGATCCGGCAGGAGATGAGCACGGAACGCTACATCGATATCCCCGAAGAGGTCCGCGATATCCTCACTCTCTGGAGGCCGAGCCCTCTTTACCGGGCGAGAAGGCTCGAGGCTGCCTTGAAGACGCCGGCAAAGATCTACTACAAGTGGGAGGGCGTGAGCCCGCCGGGCTCGCACAAGCCCAACACCGCCATCGCCCAGGCCTATTATAACCGCGAGGAAGGGATCGAGCGGCTCGCGACCGAGACCGGGGCGGGACAGTGGGGCTCGTCGCTTGCGTTTGCAACGAGCCTCTTCGACATGGAGTGCACCGTCTACATGGTCCGGAGCTCCTACGACCAGAAGCCCTACCGCAAAAGCATGATGCAGGTCTACGGCGCCGAATGCATCCCGAGCCCGTCGCTTAAGACCCGGTCGGGCCAGGCAGTGCTCTCCCGCGACCCCGAGACACCCGGAGCCCTCGGCATTGCCATATCGGAGGCGGTCGAGGACGCGGCCGCCCACGAGAACACCAACTACTCGCTCGGCTCCGTCCTCAACCACGTCTGTCTTCACCAGACGATCATCGGCCAGGAGGCACAGCAGCAGATCGCGATGGAGGACGCCTATCCCGACGTGGTGATCGGGTGCGTCGGCGGCGGCAGCAACTTCGCCGGTCTCTCTTTCCCGTTCGCCGGCGAGAAGATGACCGGAAAACACCCCGATACCGATATCATCGCGGTGGAGCCGGCCGCCTGCCCGACCCTGACGAAGGGGCTCTACACCTACGATTTCGGGGATATCGCGGGGCTGACCCCGCTCCTGCGGATGTTCACCCTCGGCCACGACTTCGTCCCGCCGGCGATCCATGCCGGGGGTCTCCGCTACCATGGGATGGCGCCGCTCGTCTCCCGTCTCGCCCACGATGGGGTGATCCGGCCTGTCGCCTACCGCCAGAACGAGGTCTTCGAAGCCGCGGTGACCTTCGCCCGGACGGAGGGGATCGTCGTCGCGCCGGAGGCCGCCCACGCCGTGAAGGCCACGATCGACGAGGCCCTCCGGTGCCGTGAGACCGGTGAGGCAAAGACGATCCTCTTCAACAACTCCGGCCACGGCAACTTCGACTTCTCCTCCTACGAAGCCTACTTTGCAGGACAGCTCGTCGACTACGAATACCCGGTGGAGCTGATCAAAGATTCGCTCTCCCGGCTGCCGGTGACGGGGTGATGCCGGTGGACTGGACAGCGCTCTAAGAGAGCCGAACACAAACCCGGGATGCGAAGAGGTCGTCGCCGCGGCAGACGCGAGCCTCCGGCCTCTCATCGTCCCGGTATTTTCCGAGATCCCGCTTCCCGCGTCTTCACCGGCCGACCTCTACGCCTCTCTCCGCGAAGGGCCCGGGTTCCTGCTGGAGTCGCTCGAGGGGAGCGAGAAGACCGCCCGCTACTCCTTCATCTGCACCGCCCCGGCCGCGACCATCGCCGTGACCTCCGACGGCACGGTGACGGTCTCCGGGGACTCCCGCATCCGTGAGATCGTCACCGGCATCGAGGCCGCCGACGCCGTCGACGCCGTCCGCTCGTTCATGGGCCGGTTCCGGGTCGCCTCCTCGCCGCTCCCGCGGTTCTCGGGAGGACTTGCCGGCTACTTCTCCTACGACCTCATCTCTTCTATCCACCCGACGTTCCGGGCGGAACCGGCGGAAGATCCCGAAGAGCCCGTCGCCCGGTTCATGCTGGCGCAAAACTGCCTCGCCCTCGACCACCACAGAGAGCGGCTTGCGGTCATCGGGAACCTGCTCCTTGTCGACGGGGCCGATGCAGAGGAGGAATACTACCGGGGCCGTGCGGCGGTTGCCGAACGGGCCGCCCGGATACGCGATCTCTCCCCGGCACGCCCCGGCGATCCGGGCCCCTCCGGGGTCGTGGCATCGTCCTGCACCCCGGAGGAGTTTTCGGGGGCGGTCATGCGGATCAAGGAGCATATCGTGGCAGGCGATATCTTCCAGGCGGTCCTCTCCCGGCGGCTCACCTGCCGTATCGGGGGCGACCCGTTCGGTGTCTACCGGCGGCTGCGGGTGAGAAACCCGAGCCCCTACATGTACTACCTGGACTTCGGCGACTGCCAGGTCGCCGGGAGCAGCCCCGAGATGCTCGTCCGGGTGGAGAACGGCCGGGTGACGACCGTCCCGATCGCCGGTACCCGACCGCGGGGGTCGACCCCGGCGGAAGACGAGATGTTCGCGGCCGATCTCCTCGCGGACGAGAAGGAGCGGGCCGAGCACATCATGCTCGTCGACCTTGCGAGAAACGACGTCGGGGCAGTCTCCGCCTTCGGGAGCGTCTCGGTGGAGGGGTTCATGACCATCGAGAAGTTCTCGCACGTCCAGCACATCGTCTCGACCGTCTCGGGCACGCTCTGCGAGGGATGCGACCGGTTCGACGCCCTCCGATCCTGTTTCCCCGCCGGGACCGTCTCGGGAGCCCCGAAGATCCGGGCGATGCAGATCATCGGCGAGGTGGAGGGGCTCCGGCGCGGGATCTATGCGGGAGCGGTCGGTTACATCGGCTTTTCCGGCACGATGGACCTTGCGATAGCCATCCGGACGGTTATCGTGGAGAACGGCGTCGCCTCCGTCCAGGTGGGGGCCGGGATCGTGGCCGACTCCGACCCCGGCCGGGAGTGGATCGAGACCGAGAACAAAGGGCGGGCGATGCTTGCGGCGCTTGGTGCGGAGGCGGAATGATGCGGGTGCTCGTCATCGACAGTTACGACAGTTTCACCTTCAATCTCTGCCAGCAGATCGGAATGCTCGGGGCGGAACCGGTCGTGGTGAAGAGCGACACGCCCCTCAAGCGGATCCAGTCCGTGCCCTTCGACCGTGTCGTCCTCTCGCCCGGGCCGGGGCATCCCCGGGACTCCGCCCTCTACCGGGCGGTCCTCAGCACGATCAGCCGTATCGTCCCGACGCTCGGGGTCTGCCTCGGCCACCAGGCGATCGGCCTCGCCTTCGGGGCCCGGATCGCCCGGGCCGACCGGCTGATGCACGGGAAGCGGTCGGTGATCCGGCACGACGGTGCAGGAATCTACGCGGGGGTTCCCGACCCTCTCGTCGCGACCCGCTACCACTCGCTCGTCATCGATCCCGCCACGGTCCCGGACTGCCTCGAAGTGACCGCCCGGAGCGACGACGACGGGGCGGTCATGGGCGTCAGGCACCGGGAGTTCCCGATCGAGGGGGTTCAGTTCCACCCGGAGAGCATCCTCACCCCGGAGGGAGACAGGCTGATGGAAAACTTCCTCTTCGGCACGGGGGGCGGGGCATGATCCGCGAGGCGATCGCCCGGGTATCCTCGGGCACGGACCTCACCCCGGCCGAGGCGGGGGGGGTGATGGAGGAGATCATGCGGGGGGCGGCGACACCCGCCCAGATCGGCGGGTTCCTCACGGCGCTGCGGATGAAAGGGGAGACCGAGGCGGAGATCGCGGCGTTCGCCCGGGCGATGCGGGCGGCCGCCGTCCCGGTCTCCCTCCCGACCCAGGCACGGGTGGATACCTGCGGGACCGGGGGCGACGGTGCGGGGACGTTCAACATCAGCACCGCGGCCGCCTTCGTCGCGGCCGGGGCCGGGATCCCCATCGTGAAGCACGGGAACCGGGGGGTGTCGAGCCGGTGCGGCTCGGCCGACGTCCTCGAGGCGCTCGGTGTCTCCGTCGCGATCCCGCCGGACCGGGTCGCGGAGGTCCTCGCGACCGCCGGGATCGCCTTCCTCTTCGCCCCGGCCTACCACCCGGCGATGCAGCACGCCCGGTCGGCCCGGCAGGAGATCGGGATCCGGACGGTCTTCAACCTCCTCGGTCCCCTCACGAACCCGGCAGGTGCCGGGGCCCACCTCCTCGGCGTCTACGACCCCCGCCTGACCGTCCCGGTCGCCCGGGTGCTCGGGAACCTCGGGGTCGAGCGGGCGATGGTGGTTCACGGCGCCGGTCTCGACGAGATCGCGACGGCCGGGCCGACGACGGTCGGGGAACTCCGGGATGGGGAGGTCCGGGCCTACACCCTCGACTGCACGGAGTTCGGGATCCCGCGCTCGTCCGTCGCCGCCCTTCGCGGCGGCGGGCCCGGGGAGAACGCCCGGACCCTTCTCTCCATCCTCGAGGGAGACGACGGCCCCGCACGGGACATCGTCCTCCTCAACGCCGGGGCGGCGATCTACCTCGGCGGGAAGGCCGGCAGCATCGCCGGGGGCATCGCCCGTGCCGAGGTGTCAATCGAATCGGGGGCGGCGCTCGACCGGCTCCGCCGCCTGATCGAGGCGACCGGAGGCGGGGCATGATTCTCGACGAGATCATCAGGTCGACCGGCGAGCGCCTCGAGAGTTTCCGGCCTCTCCCGGCGGTCGATCCCGGCGTTCCACCTCGCCGGAGTCTTGAGAAGGCCATCCGGGCCTGTCGGGAGAAGAACGCGATCATCGCGGAGGTGAAGTACGCCTCCCCGTCCCGCGGCAGGATTCACGACGGCTGCACCCCCGAAGCGATCGCGGGGGAGTTTGTCGCCGCCGGAGCCGTCGGGCTCTCGGTCCTCACCGAGCCCACCTACTTTGGGGGGAGCACCGAGTTCCTCGTCCGGGTACGGCGTGCGGTAACGGTCCCGATCCTCCGCAAAGACTTCATCATCGACGAACGCCAGCTCAGCGAAACCCGGGCGCTCGGCGCCGACGCCGTCCTCCTGATCGCCCGGGTGCTCGGGAACCGCCTCCCCGCGTTCGTCGACGAGGCGTGCATGCTCGATCTCGAGCCGCTCGTCGAGGTCCACGACCGAAGCGAGATGGATCGTGCCCTCGACACGAAAGCAAACCTCATCGGGATCAACAACCGCAACCTCGAGACGCTGAAGATCGATCTCTCGACGACCGTC
The genomic region above belongs to Methanoculleus oceani and contains:
- a CDS encoding spore germination protein GerW family protein, which translates into the protein MTGESMLQITVDQLARTLCASAVLGAPIEAGERVIIPVAEFGLGFGGGEGTGGFREGSHHGGAGTGGGGGISAVALIIITRGVPGPEGIQVVSLKKKSEIAEVISTIGEAVGPHVERVLEKGSEMMQQRKGKMPRVSEEGKEIPVSGEEA
- a CDS encoding metal-dependent hydrolase, encoding MYLLAHAMVGVLIGAVIAAIAGDRRVIALAALGAVLPDLIDKPVGHVILAGTVDYGRIYFHGLTVLSLILIAGLLLYHHRESIGLFVVAAGMASHQFFDGMWRHPVEWFWPFLGPLPRHGYSENYFWDSVLRELAQPSEWLFLFLIAGLFAYLYRRELGALFARVVSPTARRALVAALGLVILVVLAVGGRLLL
- a CDS encoding TrpB-like pyridoxal phosphate-dependent enzyme; amino-acid sequence: MQTKILLDEEEMPKRWYNIQADLPTPMDPPLHPGTGKPAVPDDLRHIFPMELIRQEMSTERYIDIPEEVRDILTLWRPSPLYRARRLEAALKTPAKIYYKWEGVSPPGSHKPNTAIAQAYYNREEGIERLATETGAGQWGSSLAFATSLFDMECTVYMVRSSYDQKPYRKSMMQVYGAECIPSPSLKTRSGQAVLSRDPETPGALGIAISEAVEDAAAHENTNYSLGSVLNHVCLHQTIIGQEAQQQIAMEDAYPDVVIGCVGGGSNFAGLSFPFAGEKMTGKHPDTDIIAVEPAACPTLTKGLYTYDFGDIAGLTPLLRMFTLGHDFVPPAIHAGGLRYHGMAPLVSRLAHDGVIRPVAYRQNEVFEAAVTFARTEGIVVAPEAAHAVKATIDEALRCRETGEAKTILFNNSGHGNFDFSSYEAYFAGQLVDYEYPVELIKDSLSRLPVTG
- a CDS encoding anthranilate synthase component I family protein, which translates into the protein MDSALREPNTNPGCEEVVAAADASLRPLIVPVFSEIPLPASSPADLYASLREGPGFLLESLEGSEKTARYSFICTAPAATIAVTSDGTVTVSGDSRIREIVTGIEAADAVDAVRSFMGRFRVASSPLPRFSGGLAGYFSYDLISSIHPTFRAEPAEDPEEPVARFMLAQNCLALDHHRERLAVIGNLLLVDGADAEEEYYRGRAAVAERAARIRDLSPARPGDPGPSGVVASSCTPEEFSGAVMRIKEHIVAGDIFQAVLSRRLTCRIGGDPFGVYRRLRVRNPSPYMYYLDFGDCQVAGSSPEMLVRVENGRVTTVPIAGTRPRGSTPAEDEMFAADLLADEKERAEHIMLVDLARNDVGAVSAFGSVSVEGFMTIEKFSHVQHIVSTVSGTLCEGCDRFDALRSCFPAGTVSGAPKIRAMQIIGEVEGLRRGIYAGAVGYIGFSGTMDLAIAIRTVIVENGVASVQVGAGIVADSDPGREWIETENKGRAMLAALGAEAE
- a CDS encoding anthranilate synthase component II, which translates into the protein MRVLVIDSYDSFTFNLCQQIGMLGAEPVVVKSDTPLKRIQSVPFDRVVLSPGPGHPRDSALYRAVLSTISRIVPTLGVCLGHQAIGLAFGARIARADRLMHGKRSVIRHDGAGIYAGVPDPLVATRYHSLVIDPATVPDCLEVTARSDDDGAVMGVRHREFPIEGVQFHPESILTPEGDRLMENFLFGTGGGA
- the trpD gene encoding anthranilate phosphoribosyltransferase yields the protein MIREAIARVSSGTDLTPAEAGGVMEEIMRGAATPAQIGGFLTALRMKGETEAEIAAFARAMRAAAVPVSLPTQARVDTCGTGGDGAGTFNISTAAAFVAAGAGIPIVKHGNRGVSSRCGSADVLEALGVSVAIPPDRVAEVLATAGIAFLFAPAYHPAMQHARSARQEIGIRTVFNLLGPLTNPAGAGAHLLGVYDPRLTVPVARVLGNLGVERAMVVHGAGLDEIATAGPTTVGELRDGEVRAYTLDCTEFGIPRSSVAALRGGGPGENARTLLSILEGDDGPARDIVLLNAGAAIYLGGKAGSIAGGIARAEVSIESGAALDRLRRLIEATGGGA
- a CDS encoding indole-3-glycerol phosphate synthase TrpC, giving the protein MILDEIIRSTGERLESFRPLPAVDPGVPPRRSLEKAIRACREKNAIIAEVKYASPSRGRIHDGCTPEAIAGEFVAAGAVGLSVLTEPTYFGGSTEFLVRVRRAVTVPILRKDFIIDERQLSETRALGADAVLLIARVLGNRLPAFVDEACMLDLEPLVEVHDRSEMDRALDTKANLIGINNRNLETLKIDLSTTVRLAEAARDEGRTVVSESGIVWPYDVRNIGRHCDAFLIGSALMSARDRRKRLEGFVFA